One stretch of Prunus persica cultivar Lovell chromosome G1, Prunus_persica_NCBIv2, whole genome shotgun sequence DNA includes these proteins:
- the LOC18791874 gene encoding V-type proton ATPase 16 kDa proteolipid subunit translates to MSSSTFSGDETAPFFGFLGAAAALVFSCMGAAYGTAKSGVGVASMGVMRPELVMKSIVPVVMAGVLGIYGLIIAVIISTGINPKAKSYYLFDGYAHLSSGLACGLAGLSAGMAIGIVGDAGVRANAQQPKLFVGMILILIFAEALALYGLIVGIILSSRSGQSRAD, encoded by the exons ATGTCTTCTTCAACGTTCAGCGGCGATGAAACGGCACCGTTCTTTGGGTTTCTCGGCGCCGCCGCGGCcctcgtcttctcat GTATGGGAGCAGCATACGGAACAGCGAAGAGCGGAGTAGGTGTGGCGTCGATGGGAGTGATGAGGCCGGAGCTGGTGATGAAGTCGATCGTGCCGGTGGTTATGGCTGGTGTGCTGGGTATCTACGGCCTTATCATCGCCGTCATCATCAGTACGGGCATCAATCCCAAGGCCAAATCCTATTACCTCTTCGATGGCTACGCCCATCTCTCCTCTGGTCTCGCTTGTGGCCTTGCTGGCCTCTCTGCTGGTATGGCTATTGGCATTGTCGGTGATGCTGGTGTTAG AGCCAACGCCCAgcagccaaagctttttgttGGGATGATCCTCATTCTCATTTTTGCTGAAGCACTTGCCCTGTACGGTCTCATTGTTGGCATCATTCTCTCTTCCCGATCGGGTCAGTCAAGAGCCGACTAG
- the LOC18789852 gene encoding 1-acylglycerol-3-phosphate O-acyltransferase produces MNLRRLSSRMADEISRSAQRETSAASSTAAVAAENAKLKSKSIWPSVLRWIPTSTDKIIAAEKRLLSLVKTPYVQERVNIGSGPPGSKVRWFRSESNEERCINTVSFDSKEGSPTLVMIHGYGASQGFFFRNFDALASRFRVIAIDQLGWGGSSRPDFTCKSTEETEAWFIDSFEEWRKAKNLSNFILLGHSFGGYIASKYALKHPEHVQHLILVGPAGFSSESDTKFQWVTQFKATWKGAIFNHLWESNFTPQKLVRGLGPLGPNLVRSYTSTRFGSYSTGTTLTEEESGLLTDYVYHTLAAKASGELCLKYIFSFGAFARSPLIHSAPEWKVPTTFIYGYLDWMNYQGAQEAGKHMKVPCEIIRVPEAGHFVFIDQPDRFHSAVLYACRRFLSPDPDVESLPEGLTSA; encoded by the exons ATGAACCTGCGTAGACTTTCGTCGAGAATGGCCGACGAAATTAGCAGGTCCGCCCAACGAGAAACCTCCGCTGCTTCTTCTactgctgctgttgctgcagaaaatgcaaaattaaaatcaaaatccatCTGGCCTTCTGTCCTCCGTTGGATCCCCACCTCCACCGATAAGATCATTGCCGCCGAGAAGCGCCTCCTCTCTCTTGTCAA GACCCCTTACGTTCAAGAACGGGTGAATATAGGATCTGGACCGCCTGGCTCCAAAGTGAGGTGGTTTCGATCTGAAAGCAATGAAGAAAGGTGTATCAACACGGTTTCATTTGACAGCAAAGAGGGTTCTCCTACTCTTGTGATGATTCACGGATATGGTGCTTCTCAAGGTTTCTTCTTTAGAAATTTTGATGCCCTCGCCAGTCGGTTCAGGGTCATTGCCATTGATCAACTTGG TTGGGGCGGTTCAAGCAGGCCTGATTTTACATGCAAAAGCACTGAAG AAACTGAAGCATGGTTCATTGATTCTTTTGAAGAATGGCGAAAAGCCAAGAACCTCAGCAACTTTATATTACTTGGGCATTCATTTGGTGGGTACATTGCATCTAAGTATGCTTTGAAG CATCCCGAGCACGTTCAGCATTTGATTTTGGTGGGGCCTGCTGGGTTTTCATCCGAGTCAGACACAAAATTTCAGTGGGTTACCCAGTTCAAAGCAACATGGAAAGGAGCAATTTTCAACCATTTGTGGGAGTCTAATTTTACTCCTCAGAAGTTAGTCAG AGGGTTAGGGCCCTTGGGTCCAAATCTTGTTCGGAGTTACACCAGTACTAGATTCGGTTCTTATTCAACAGGGACCACGCTTACTGAAGAGGAATCCGGACTGTTAACAG ATTATGTATACCATACTTTAGCAGCCAAAGCTAGTGGGGAGCTGTGCTTAaagtatatattttcttttggagcGTTTGCTAGGAGTCCCCTTATTCACAG TGCACCAGAGTGGAAAGTGCCAACTACTTTCATTTATGGCTATCTAGACTGGATGAACTACCAAGGGGCTCAAGAAGCTGGCAAGCATATGAAGGTTCCGTGTGAGATAATTAGGGTTCCTGAG GCTGGGCACTTCGTATTCATAGACCAACCGGATCGTTTCCATTCAGCTGTTTTGTATGCTTGCCGAAGATTTCTTTCTCCTGACCCTGACGTTGAATCGTTACCTGAAGGTTTGACATCTGCCTGA